The nucleotide sequence GAGCGCCTTCCGTTTCTATTACTTCCTGTCACTTTTAGTCTGTGCCATTCGTTACGCCCCACTGGTCACCTGGATCACCTTTGGACTCCATTCAGCCAGCTATATGACTCTTGCGCTGACACGCCGGATTACCACCAGCGACGAGATTTCGGCCCTGATCCTGATGCCGATCTTTATTGGCTGGGTCACCTGGGCGAGTGTCTCTTTGTCCGGTCTCCTGAAGTGGGCAAGCACCCGCCTGCGGGAACTGAATGCAAAACTCCAGCAGAACCAGTCCATGCTCGAACACCGCATCAGTGAGCGCACTCGTCAACTGCAGGAGTCCCAGGCCATGCTTGTCCAACAGGAAAAGCAGGCGGCGTTTGGACTTTTAGCAGCAGGAATTGCTCACGAAGTCGGCAACCCGCTGGCAGCGATCAGTTCCCTGGTGCAGTTGCTCAACCGCCGGAATATCGGAGGAGAAACTCGGGAAAAGCTGTCGCTGGTCGACGATCAACTGCGTCGGATCCAGCGCACCCTGAGGGAACTGGTCGACTTCAGTCGTCCTGCAGTGAACGAGCAGACCCGGTGTGACGTCCACGCAATGATTGATGCGGCACTTAATATCGCCAAGTACTACAAGCGAAAAAAAGGGAAGCAAATCATCACGCGCTACGCCCAGGGCGTTCCGCTGATCATGGTCGTGCGAGACCAGCTGGTACAGGTTTTTCTCAATCTGATCCTGAATGCCATGGACGCCACCGAAGAAGGAGGAACGATCCTGATCGTGACGTCGAGACAGGACTCTTGGCTGAAGCTTGACTTCTGCGACGACGGTCACGGCGTTCCGGAAAGTTTACGCGGACGAATGTTTTCGCCCTATTTTACCACGAAAGTGACGGGTACTGGTCTGGGGTTGTTCGTCAGCAAGAATATCGTCGAGCAGAACGGGGGGCGGATTGAGCTGACGCAGACGTCGTCGGAGGGGACTGTCTTTTCTGTCTTTCTGTCGTGCGGAGAGGGAACGGCAATCACAGACGATTGCTCTGCCCCTGATTCCGCCCGGCAAGGAACGTAATCAGTTCGGTTTGACGAATGGAGACATCGGAATGGGGGACTCGACACAAGCGGTTCTCCTTGCCCATGTGAAGACACGCTACTAGAATTCGCGGTGACCTGGAATGTTCTGGAGCGTTATCGGAGACGGCAGTTACGGCGAACCGTACATCTACGGTTTGCGGAATCAATCTAGCGAAAGCATGGCGACGTTGGGTCGATGTTTGAGTGTGAGGGATTGTCCTCGACAAATCAGGTCGTATTGGTTCAAGCGTTTCACATCGAGTTATGGCAGGTTGTCCTGTCCCTCATAACCTTGGAGGCTATGGAATGTACGAGCGATTTACTGATCGCGCCCGAAAAGTTATGCAACTCGCCAATCAGGAAGCCCAGCGTTTCAACCACGAGTACATCGGTACCGAGCACATTCTTCTCGGGCTGGTGAAGGAAGGTTCCGGCGTTGCCGCGAACGTCCTGAAGAACCTCGAAGTTGACTTGCGCAAGATTCGTCTGGAAGTTGAGAAGATCGTCCAGTCGGGGCCCGACATGGTCACGATGGGCAAACTTCCGCAGACGCCTCGAGCAAAAAAGGTTGTCGAGTATGCAATGGAAGAGGCGCGAAATCTCAACCACAATTACGTCGGTACCGAGCACCTTCTGCTGGGCCTGATCCGTGAACAGGAAGGTGTCGCTGCACAAGTCCTGATGAACCTCGGTCTGAAGCTTGAGGACGTCCGGGAAGAAGTCCTCAACCTGCTGGGACACGGTGTCGACGGTGGCGCGGAAGGCTCTTCCGAACGCGCTGGTGCCGGCCAGGCAGGCCCTGCGGGCAAGACCCCCAAAAGCAAGACCCCCGCACTCGACAGCTTCGGCCGTGATCTGACCGAACTGGCCCGCCAGTCGAAGCTCGATCCCGTCATCGGTCGTTCCAACGAAATCGAACGCGTCATCCAGATTCTCTGCCGCCGTCAGAAAAACAACCCCGTCCTGCTGGGGGAAGCCGGCGTCGGTAAGACCGCAATCGTCGAAGGCTTTGCCCAGATGGTTGTGAACGGCGAAGTTCCGGAACTGCTGCGGGACAAACGAATCGTGGTGCTGGATCTGGCGATGATGGTCGCCGGTACCAAGTACCGTGGTCAGTTCGAAGAACGCATCAAGGCCGTGATGAACGAAGTCAAGCGAGCCAAAAACACCATCCTGTTTATCGACGAGCTTCACACGCTGGTCGGTGCCGGGGGTGCCGAAGGTGCGATTGATGCTTCCAACGTCCTGAAGCCCGCTCTCAGCCGTGGTGAAATCCAGTGTATCGGTGCGACCACACTCGATGAGTTCCGCAAGTACATCGAAAAAGACGGTGCGTTGGAACGCCGGTTCCAGACCGTCGTTGTCGAGCCCCCATCTCCTTCGCAGACGATCGAGATTCTCAAAGGCTTGCGAGATCGGTACGAGCAGCACCACCGTGTGCAAATCACCGATGATGCTCTCGCCAAGGCCGTCGAATTGTCGACCCGGTATATCACCGCGCGTTGCCTGCCTGACAAGGCAATTGACGTCATCGACGAATCGGGTGCTCGCATCCGCCTGAAATCGATGGTTCGTCCGCCCGATCTGAAGGAACTCGAAGGTGAAGTCGAACGCCTGAACGCAGCGAAAGAAGAAGCCGTTGCCAATCAGGACTTCGAAAAGGCAGCCGCTCTGCGTGACCAGGCTGATAAGCTGAAGAAGAAGAAAGAAACGATCAACAAAGACTGGCGAGAAAAGTCCAAAGAGAAGGAAGGTGTCGTCGACGCCGAAGTGATCGCGGAAGTCGTCGCGAAGATGACCGGAATCCCGCTGACACGTCTGTCGAGCGAAGACGCTGTCCGTCTGCTGCGGATGGAAGAAGAACTGCATCGCCGGGTGGTCAGCCAGAACGAAGCCATCAAGCAGGTTGCGAAGTGCGTCCGACGCAGCCGCAGCGGCTTGAAAGATCCTCGTCGTCCGACGGGTGTGTTCCTGTTCGCCGGTCCAACCGGGGTCGGGAAAACGCTGACCGCCAAGACACTCGCAGAATTCATGTTCGGTGATCAGGACGCCTTGATCCAGATCGACATGAGCGAATACATGGAGAAGCACAACGTCAGCCGTCTGATCGGTGCTCCTCCAGGATACGTCGGCTTTGAAGACGGTGGTCAGTTGACCGAAAAAATCCGACGCCGTCCGTACGCGGTGGTGCTGCTGGACGAAATCGAGAAGGCTCACCCTGACGTCTTCAATATGCTGCTGCAGATCATGGAAGAAGGTCACCTGACCGACAGCTTTGGTCGCAAGGTCGACTTCAAGAACACCATTCTCATTATGACGACGAATGCCGGGGCACTCGCCGTCAATAACGAGTTTGGATTTGCTCCCAAAGATACCGACACAAGCTACGATCGCATGAAGGAACGCCTCATGCACGAACTCGAACGCGAGTTCAAGCCAGAGTTCCTTGGTCGTCTGGACGAAGTCGTTGTCTTCCGATCGCTGACCGAAGAAAACCTGAAGCAGATCGTCGTGATCGAACTTGCCAAGGTACGTGAACGCCTTGCAGAAAAGGGGCTGACCCTGGTTCTGACCGAAGAAGCAAAGCAGTTCATTATCTCCAAGGGAAATGCGACTGAATATGGTGCTCGTCCGCTCCGTCGGGCGGTCGAGACCTACATCGAAGATCCGCTTTCGGAAAACCTGTTGCAGGGATCGTTTGAAGGCTTCAATACCATCACGGTGAAGGTGAAGGAAGTCGGCGATCAGAAGCAACTCGACTTCGAAGCATCGACACAGGAACATGCACCAGCAACCGAACTGGCAGAAGCTCAGACAACCTGATCTTCCGCCCGGCGTTGCTGCTCGTTGAATGACTCAGCTCGATCACCTTTCGATCGGGCTGAGTTTTTTGTGCGCCTGGCATGTTGTGTTTCTCGGAGATGCAAGTTCTCTACGGGCCGTGATGACCGGAACCGTGAGCTGTAGGACAGGGTGCCCGCCGCGAGGCGGGATCTGAAGGGAGCCGAAAGCGAAACTTGGACTCGACGAACAGAAACTGGATACAAGGCCGACGTGGTGGGGTAACCCGGCAATGGACGGGGATGCCCAATGCTCATCCGGACACTCACGCCGGTAAATCCAGCGAGGCCCAAGGGAAAGAAGCACAACTTACCCAGGGAGATCTCTCTTCGTGCCGG is from Schlesneria sp. DSM 10557 and encodes:
- a CDS encoding sensor histidine kinase, which gives rise to MTPAENEFDDFDWGLATQAITVRIRWFGICIGYVLVNFIGQGHNRGILNAILLLGAIYALFDTIWSMRGRVFLSKWPVFISFMEALFIGLLCHFDEGLLSAFRFYYFLSLLVCAIRYAPLVTWITFGLHSASYMTLALTRRITTSDEISALILMPIFIGWVTWASVSLSGLLKWASTRLRELNAKLQQNQSMLEHRISERTRQLQESQAMLVQQEKQAAFGLLAAGIAHEVGNPLAAISSLVQLLNRRNIGGETREKLSLVDDQLRRIQRTLRELVDFSRPAVNEQTRCDVHAMIDAALNIAKYYKRKKGKQIITRYAQGVPLIMVVRDQLVQVFLNLILNAMDATEEGGTILIVTSRQDSWLKLDFCDDGHGVPESLRGRMFSPYFTTKVTGTGLGLFVSKNIVEQNGGRIELTQTSSEGTVFSVFLSCGEGTAITDDCSAPDSARQGT
- a CDS encoding ATP-dependent Clp protease ATP-binding subunit — protein: MYERFTDRARKVMQLANQEAQRFNHEYIGTEHILLGLVKEGSGVAANVLKNLEVDLRKIRLEVEKIVQSGPDMVTMGKLPQTPRAKKVVEYAMEEARNLNHNYVGTEHLLLGLIREQEGVAAQVLMNLGLKLEDVREEVLNLLGHGVDGGAEGSSERAGAGQAGPAGKTPKSKTPALDSFGRDLTELARQSKLDPVIGRSNEIERVIQILCRRQKNNPVLLGEAGVGKTAIVEGFAQMVVNGEVPELLRDKRIVVLDLAMMVAGTKYRGQFEERIKAVMNEVKRAKNTILFIDELHTLVGAGGAEGAIDASNVLKPALSRGEIQCIGATTLDEFRKYIEKDGALERRFQTVVVEPPSPSQTIEILKGLRDRYEQHHRVQITDDALAKAVELSTRYITARCLPDKAIDVIDESGARIRLKSMVRPPDLKELEGEVERLNAAKEEAVANQDFEKAAALRDQADKLKKKKETINKDWREKSKEKEGVVDAEVIAEVVAKMTGIPLTRLSSEDAVRLLRMEEELHRRVVSQNEAIKQVAKCVRRSRSGLKDPRRPTGVFLFAGPTGVGKTLTAKTLAEFMFGDQDALIQIDMSEYMEKHNVSRLIGAPPGYVGFEDGGQLTEKIRRRPYAVVLLDEIEKAHPDVFNMLLQIMEEGHLTDSFGRKVDFKNTILIMTTNAGALAVNNEFGFAPKDTDTSYDRMKERLMHELEREFKPEFLGRLDEVVVFRSLTEENLKQIVVIELAKVRERLAEKGLTLVLTEEAKQFIISKGNATEYGARPLRRAVETYIEDPLSENLLQGSFEGFNTITVKVKEVGDQKQLDFEASTQEHAPATELAEAQTT